From Frankiales bacterium, one genomic window encodes:
- a CDS encoding enoyl-CoA hydratase/isomerase family protein, which produces MGEFVRVELEDGVGTIRLDRPPMNALSAQLQQEIRDAAHEVSVRTDIGAVVVYGGEKVFAAGADIKEMAAWSYQEMVGRSAALQSAFTAVARIPKPTVAAVTGYALGGGCELALCCDLRVAGDNAKLGQPEILLGIIPGAGGTQRLPRLIGPSRAKELIFTGRFVGAEEALRIGLVDRVVAPDDVYSAAFELARSLAHGPAYALRAAKEAIDRGLEVELDTGLEIERVQFSALFATDDRAIGMQSFMEHGPGKATFTGH; this is translated from the coding sequence GTGGGCGAGTTCGTGCGCGTGGAGCTCGAGGACGGCGTCGGCACGATCCGCCTCGACCGGCCGCCGATGAACGCGCTGTCGGCGCAGCTCCAGCAGGAGATCCGCGACGCCGCCCATGAGGTCTCCGTGCGTACCGACATCGGGGCCGTCGTCGTCTACGGCGGCGAGAAGGTCTTCGCGGCAGGGGCGGACATCAAGGAGATGGCCGCCTGGTCCTACCAGGAGATGGTCGGCCGCTCCGCCGCGCTCCAGTCGGCGTTCACCGCGGTCGCCCGCATCCCCAAGCCCACGGTCGCCGCCGTCACCGGCTACGCGCTCGGCGGCGGCTGCGAGCTGGCGCTGTGCTGCGACCTGCGCGTCGCGGGCGACAACGCCAAGCTGGGCCAGCCCGAGATCCTGCTCGGGATCATCCCGGGCGCCGGGGGCACGCAGCGCCTGCCGCGGCTCATCGGGCCGTCGCGCGCCAAGGAGCTGATCTTCACCGGTCGCTTCGTGGGGGCCGAGGAGGCGCTGCGCATCGGACTGGTCGACCGCGTGGTCGCCCCCGACGACGTCTACTCCGCGGCCTTCGAGCTCGCCCGCAGCCTGGCCCACGGCCCCGCGTACGCGCTGCGCGCGGCGAAGGAGGCGATCGACCGCGGCCTCGAGGTGGAGCTCGACACCGGCCTGGAGATCGAGCGGGTGCAGTTCTCCGCGCTCTTCGCCACCGACGACCGCGCCATCGGCATGCAGTCGTTCATGGAGCACGGCCCGGGCAAGGCGACGTTCACCGGGCACTGA
- a CDS encoding methyltransferase domain-containing protein: MTPDPARGSAPVTAEDVAAAWDDPKLANVLYHDWEAATYDEKWSISYDERCIDYARDRFTHVAGSAGWPYGDALEIGCGTGFFLLNLKQAGVLDRGHVTDLSPGMVEVAVRNARGLGFEVEGRVADAESIPYDDDSFDLVVGHAVLHHIPDLDVAMREVLRVLRPGGRFVFAGEPTEKGDWVARRLSRLTWWTASRVTHLAPLRERWARPQAELDESSRAAALESVVDIHTFDPDRLAALCLRAGAVDVRTVTEELTASWFGWPVRTFEAAVRPGALGWRWAMFAYKGWMRLSWLDEHVLARVVPDELFYNVCVTGTKPAAG, translated from the coding sequence ATGACGCCGGACCCCGCCCGTGGCTCCGCGCCCGTCACCGCCGAGGACGTGGCGGCCGCCTGGGACGACCCCAAGCTGGCCAACGTGCTCTACCACGACTGGGAGGCGGCGACCTACGACGAGAAGTGGTCGATCTCCTACGACGAGCGCTGCATCGACTACGCCCGCGACCGGTTCACCCACGTCGCGGGCAGCGCCGGCTGGCCCTACGGGGACGCGCTCGAGATCGGCTGCGGCACAGGCTTCTTCCTGCTCAACCTCAAGCAGGCGGGGGTGCTCGACCGCGGTCACGTCACCGACCTCTCGCCGGGCATGGTCGAGGTCGCCGTGCGCAACGCGCGCGGTCTCGGCTTCGAGGTCGAGGGCCGGGTGGCCGACGCCGAGAGCATCCCGTACGACGACGACAGCTTCGACCTCGTGGTCGGCCACGCCGTGCTGCACCACATCCCGGACCTCGACGTCGCGATGCGCGAGGTGCTGCGCGTGCTGCGCCCCGGCGGCCGGTTCGTGTTCGCGGGGGAGCCCACCGAGAAGGGCGACTGGGTGGCGCGCCGGCTCTCGCGGCTGACGTGGTGGACCGCGTCGCGCGTCACCCATCTCGCACCGCTGCGCGAGCGCTGGGCCCGGCCCCAGGCCGAGCTCGACGAGTCCTCGCGCGCGGCGGCGCTGGAGTCCGTCGTCGACATCCACACCTTCGACCCGGACCGGCTCGCGGCGCTGTGCCTGCGCGCGGGCGCCGTCGACGTGCGCACCGTGACCGAGGAGCTGACCGCCTCGTGGTTCGGCTGGCCGGTGCGCACCTTCGAGGCCGCTGTGCGGCCGGGCGCGCTCGGCTGGCGGTGGGCGATGTTCGCCTACAAGGGCTGGATGCGGCTGTCGTGGCTCGACGAGCACGTGCTGGCGCGGGTGGTGCCCGACGAGCTCTTCTACAACGTGTGCGTCACGGGCACGAAGCCCGCGGCGGGGTGA
- a CDS encoding DUF3416 domain-containing protein — MPPRRRTSSDATDAATPAAAAAGPSVDVPEPLRPPSTGRYAIEDLSPLVACGTRPVKAVVGERFTVSATVFREGHDAVAATVVLRGPDGRGSSVPMHPVEGVDRWAAEVAADAEGEWTYTVEAWGDPVETWRHRAQIKVPADLDVELELREGAILLERATKGVPRGKAREPLKAAVAALKDTARPGAARLAVALDPDVTAVLEEHPLREHVCESRPVPVRVERERALYGAWYEFFPRSEGASLDPPRSGTFATAAERLPAIAAMGFDVVYLPPIHPIGTTARKGRNNTLTPGPGDPGVPWAIGSPEGGHDAVHPDLGTVEDFRAFVARAGELGLEVALDLALQCSPDHPWVTEHPNWFAHRADGTIAFAENPPKKYQDIYPLYFDDDLDGILAEVLRVVRHWMDCGVRIFRVDNPHTKPVAFWERLFGAIHATDPDVVFLAEAFTKPTMMRLLGEIGFQQSYTYFTWRNDVWDLTEYFRELSGPLAASMRPNVFVNTPDILHAYLQYGGPAAFAIRATLAATLSPTWGVYSGFELFEHVALRPGSEEYLDSEKYQYRPRDWQAAEESGRTLAPYLTSLNAWRREHPALHRLRNLTFHGSTNDKLIAYSKREGDDVVLVVCTLDPHGAREGVLDLDMAALGLRPGDNFAARDLVSGNTWVWGQYPYVRLDPHQQVAHVVHVRAGAV, encoded by the coding sequence ATGCCGCCTCGCCGACGCACGTCGTCCGACGCCACCGACGCCGCGACGCCCGCTGCCGCCGCAGCCGGGCCGTCCGTCGACGTCCCGGAGCCGCTGCGCCCGCCGAGCACCGGGCGCTACGCCATCGAGGACCTCTCACCGCTGGTCGCCTGCGGCACCCGTCCGGTGAAGGCCGTCGTCGGCGAGAGGTTCACCGTGTCCGCCACGGTCTTCCGCGAGGGGCACGACGCCGTCGCGGCCACGGTCGTGCTGCGCGGTCCGGACGGCCGCGGGTCGTCGGTGCCGATGCACCCGGTCGAGGGGGTCGACCGCTGGGCGGCCGAGGTCGCGGCGGACGCCGAGGGCGAGTGGACCTACACCGTCGAGGCCTGGGGCGACCCGGTCGAGACCTGGCGGCACCGGGCGCAGATCAAGGTGCCGGCCGACCTCGACGTCGAGCTCGAGCTGCGCGAGGGCGCGATCCTGCTCGAGCGGGCGACCAAGGGAGTGCCGCGCGGCAAGGCCCGCGAGCCGCTCAAGGCGGCGGTGGCCGCGCTCAAGGACACGGCGCGTCCCGGCGCTGCCCGGCTCGCGGTGGCCCTCGACCCCGACGTGACCGCCGTGCTCGAGGAGCACCCGCTGCGCGAGCACGTGTGCGAGTCGCGCCCGGTGCCCGTGCGCGTCGAGCGCGAGCGCGCCCTCTACGGCGCCTGGTACGAGTTCTTCCCGCGCTCGGAGGGCGCGAGCCTCGACCCGCCGCGCTCGGGCACGTTCGCCACGGCTGCCGAGCGGCTGCCCGCGATCGCGGCGATGGGGTTCGACGTCGTCTACCTGCCGCCGATCCACCCGATCGGCACCACGGCGCGCAAGGGCCGCAACAACACGCTCACGCCCGGGCCCGGGGATCCGGGCGTGCCGTGGGCCATCGGCTCGCCCGAGGGCGGGCACGACGCCGTCCACCCCGACCTCGGCACGGTCGAGGACTTCCGCGCGTTCGTGGCGCGCGCGGGCGAGCTCGGGCTCGAGGTGGCCCTCGACCTCGCCCTTCAGTGCTCGCCGGACCACCCCTGGGTGACCGAGCACCCGAACTGGTTCGCCCACCGCGCGGACGGCACGATCGCCTTCGCCGAGAACCCGCCCAAGAAGTACCAGGACATCTACCCGCTGTACTTCGACGACGACCTCGACGGCATCCTCGCCGAGGTGCTGCGGGTGGTGCGGCACTGGATGGACTGCGGGGTGCGGATCTTCCGCGTCGACAACCCGCACACCAAGCCGGTGGCCTTCTGGGAGCGGCTGTTCGGCGCGATCCACGCGACCGACCCCGACGTCGTCTTCCTCGCCGAGGCCTTCACCAAGCCGACGATGATGCGCCTGCTCGGCGAGATCGGCTTCCAGCAGTCCTACACGTACTTCACCTGGCGCAACGACGTCTGGGACCTCACCGAGTACTTCCGCGAGCTGTCCGGCCCGCTCGCGGCGTCCATGCGCCCCAACGTGTTCGTCAACACCCCCGACATCCTCCACGCCTACCTCCAGTACGGCGGTCCCGCGGCGTTCGCGATCCGCGCGACGCTGGCCGCGACGCTGTCCCCCACGTGGGGCGTGTACTCGGGCTTCGAGCTCTTCGAGCACGTGGCGCTGCGGCCCGGCAGCGAGGAGTACCTCGACTCCGAGAAGTACCAGTACCGGCCGCGCGACTGGCAGGCGGCCGAGGAGTCGGGGCGCACGCTCGCGCCCTACCTCACCTCGCTCAACGCGTGGCGCCGAGAGCACCCCGCGCTGCACCGGCTGCGCAACCTCACCTTCCACGGGTCGACCAACGACAAGCTCATCGCCTACAGCAAGCGCGAGGGCGACGACGTCGTCCTGGTGGTGTGCACGCTCGACCCGCACGGCGCCCGCGAGGGCGTCCTCGACCTCGACATGGCGGCGCTCGGGCTGCGCCCCGGCGACAACTTCGCCGCGCGCGACCTCGTGAGCGGGAACACCTGGGTGTGGGGCCAGTACCCCTACGTCCGGCTCGACCCGCACCAGCAGGTGGCGCACGTCGTGCACGTACGAGCCGGGGCGGTGTAG
- the glgP gene encoding alpha-glucan family phosphorylase — protein sequence MRAIRRFTVRTVLPAALEPLADVVSNLRWSWHPETQDLFARIDGALWDEVGHDPVRLLGEVPSARWTELAADADFVGHLQWIAGGLHDYLTGDRWYQALGADAPRSIAYFSPEFGITEVLPQYSGGLGILAGDHLKAASDLGAPIVGVGLFYRSGYFRQSLSLDGWQQETYPILDPDGLPLSLLREPDGSPVLISVGLPGGRTLHAHVWRAEVGRVPLLLLDSDVEANDSAERDVTDRLYGGGGEHRLQQELLLGVGGVRALRAFSRITGAPEPEVFHTNEGHAGFLGLERIRELVSTLGLTFDEALQAARAGTVFTTHTPVPAGIDRFPRELIATYFGGDNAVEAMPVERILALGAEDYDGGDPTVFNMAVMGLRLGQRANGVSLLHGEVSRGMFSGLWEGFDIDEVPITSITNGVHAPTWVAREIRDLLAVQVGTELAEKTEGWEASRAIPAGELWATKRLLRERLVGDVRARLRESWGQRGASDAELGWIDDVLDPDVLTIGFARRVPSYKRLTLMLRDPDRLKSLLLHPDRPVQLVIAGKSHPADDGGKKLIQQLVQFADDPEVRHRIVFLPDYDIGMARLLYPGCDVWLNNPLRPLEACGTSGMKAALNGGLNLSILDGWWDEWYDGENGWAIPTADGVADPDRRDDLEAAALYDLIEKSVASRFYDLDSAGLPTRWLTMVQHTLATLGPKVLANRMVRDYVQRLYAPAAASSRTVLAGKAALARELAAYGARARAAWAHVRVEHVETSGVADVPERGTELTVRAFVALGELKPEDVLVELASGRVDHNDRIVRPTFTALAPAESYEGNRWRFEVTVTLDDTGPFGYTVRVLPAHRGLQDPAELGLQALPAPSAVGQDVAAPFAPTY from the coding sequence GTGAGAGCGATCCGACGATTCACCGTCCGAACCGTCCTGCCCGCGGCCCTCGAGCCGCTGGCCGACGTCGTGAGCAACCTGCGCTGGTCGTGGCACCCGGAGACCCAGGACCTCTTCGCCCGCATCGACGGCGCCCTGTGGGACGAGGTGGGGCACGACCCGGTGCGGCTGCTGGGCGAGGTCCCGTCCGCGCGCTGGACCGAGCTCGCCGCCGACGCCGACTTCGTGGGGCACCTGCAGTGGATCGCGGGCGGCCTGCACGACTACCTCACGGGCGACCGCTGGTACCAGGCGCTCGGCGCGGACGCGCCGCGCTCGATCGCGTACTTCTCGCCCGAGTTCGGCATCACCGAGGTGCTGCCGCAGTACTCCGGCGGCCTCGGGATCCTCGCCGGCGACCACCTCAAGGCCGCGAGCGACCTCGGCGCCCCGATCGTGGGCGTCGGGCTGTTCTACCGCTCGGGCTACTTCCGCCAGTCGCTCTCGCTCGACGGGTGGCAGCAGGAGACCTACCCGATCCTCGACCCCGACGGCCTGCCGCTGAGCCTGCTGCGCGAGCCGGACGGCTCGCCCGTCCTGATCTCCGTCGGGCTGCCCGGTGGCCGGACGCTGCACGCGCACGTGTGGCGCGCCGAGGTCGGCCGGGTCCCGCTGCTGCTGCTCGACTCGGACGTCGAGGCCAACGACTCCGCCGAGCGCGACGTCACCGACCGGCTCTACGGCGGCGGCGGCGAGCACCGCCTCCAGCAGGAGCTGCTGCTCGGCGTCGGCGGCGTCCGCGCGCTGCGGGCGTTCAGCCGGATCACCGGCGCCCCGGAGCCGGAGGTGTTCCACACCAACGAGGGGCACGCCGGCTTCCTCGGCCTCGAGCGCATCCGCGAGCTGGTCAGCACCCTCGGGCTCACCTTCGACGAGGCCCTCCAGGCGGCCCGGGCCGGCACGGTGTTCACCACGCACACGCCGGTGCCCGCGGGCATCGACCGGTTCCCGCGCGAGCTGATCGCGACGTACTTCGGCGGCGACAACGCGGTCGAGGCCATGCCGGTGGAGCGCATCCTCGCCCTCGGCGCGGAGGACTACGACGGCGGCGACCCGACCGTGTTCAACATGGCCGTCATGGGGCTGCGCCTCGGCCAGCGCGCCAACGGCGTGAGCCTGCTGCACGGCGAGGTGAGCCGCGGGATGTTCTCCGGGCTCTGGGAGGGCTTCGACATCGACGAGGTGCCCATCACCTCGATCACCAACGGCGTGCACGCCCCCACCTGGGTGGCCCGCGAGATCCGCGACCTGCTCGCGGTGCAGGTGGGCACGGAGCTCGCCGAGAAGACCGAGGGCTGGGAGGCGTCGCGCGCCATCCCGGCGGGCGAGCTGTGGGCCACCAAGCGGCTGCTGCGCGAGCGGCTCGTCGGCGACGTGCGCGCACGGCTGCGCGAGTCGTGGGGCCAGCGCGGCGCGTCGGACGCCGAGCTGGGCTGGATCGACGACGTCCTGGACCCCGACGTGCTCACCATCGGCTTCGCCCGGCGCGTGCCGTCCTACAAGCGCCTCACGCTCATGCTGCGCGACCCGGACCGGCTCAAGTCCCTCCTGCTGCACCCGGACCGGCCGGTGCAGCTGGTCATCGCCGGCAAGTCCCACCCCGCGGACGACGGCGGCAAGAAGCTGATCCAGCAGCTCGTGCAGTTCGCCGACGACCCGGAGGTCCGGCACCGCATCGTGTTCCTGCCCGACTACGACATCGGGATGGCGCGGCTGCTCTACCCCGGCTGCGACGTCTGGCTGAACAACCCGCTGCGCCCGCTGGAGGCCTGCGGCACGTCCGGCATGAAGGCCGCGCTCAACGGCGGTCTCAACCTGTCGATCCTCGACGGGTGGTGGGACGAGTGGTACGACGGCGAGAACGGCTGGGCGATCCCCACCGCCGACGGCGTCGCCGACCCGGACCGCCGCGACGACCTCGAGGCCGCCGCGCTCTACGACCTCATCGAGAAGAGCGTCGCGTCGCGGTTCTACGACCTCGACTCCGCCGGCCTGCCGACCCGCTGGCTCACGATGGTGCAGCACACGCTGGCCACGCTCGGCCCGAAGGTGCTGGCCAACCGCATGGTCCGCGACTACGTGCAGCGGCTGTACGCACCGGCGGCGGCGTCCTCGCGCACCGTGCTGGCCGGCAAGGCGGCGCTCGCGCGCGAGCTCGCGGCCTACGGTGCGCGGGCGCGGGCGGCCTGGGCGCACGTGCGGGTCGAGCACGTCGAGACCTCCGGCGTGGCCGACGTGCCCGAGCGCGGCACCGAGCTCACGGTCCGCGCGTTCGTGGCGCTCGGCGAGCTGAAGCCGGAGGACGTCCTGGTCGAGCTGGCCAGCGGCCGGGTGGACCACAACGACCGCATCGTGCGGCCCACCTTCACGGCGCTCGCGCCGGCGGAGTCCTACGAGGGCAACCGCTGGCGCTTCGAGGTGACGGTGACCCTCGACGACACCGGACCGTTCGGCTACACGGTCCGCGTGCTGCCGGCGCACCGGGGGCTTCAGGACCCGGCCGAGCTCGGCCTGCAGGCGCTGCCCGCGCCCAGCGCCGTCGGCCAGGACGTCGCCGCGCCGTTCGCCCCCACCTACTGA
- the glgX gene encoding glycogen debranching protein GlgX, with protein sequence MAPDEVVRAGTGAVRPPGAPSPLGATWTPEGLNLAVRAPSAELVEACLFLGDGEVRVPLEARSHGVHHGFLPGVELGTAYGLRAHGPWAPEEGLRFNPAKLLMDPYARAIHGGVTWSDVLMPGTPQDRRTPDPRDSAGSMPRSIVVPDGFDWGDDEPPATAWGETVVYELHVKGFTARHPSVPPELRGTYAGLAHPAAVEHLLSLGVTAVELLPVHQFVSEPPLADRGVSNYWGYSTLGFFAPHAAYSSDRTPGAQVDEFKAMVKALHAAGIEVILDVVYNHTCEGGPDGPSLMFRGLGERDHYKLAPHSGSYVDTTGCGNTLDVGDLGVLRLVMDSLRYWVTEMHVDGFRFDLATALTRERMDVDERAPFLAAVHQDPVLRQVKLVAEPWDVGPGGYRLGMFGSPWAEWNDAFRDDVRGFWRGGSAPREAPADMGWRLTGSQDVFHGRAPAASVNFLTAHDGFTLRDLVTYDRKHNEANGEDNRDGSDDNRSWNHGVEGPTDDAGVEAARRRTIRAMLATLLLSTGTPMLVMGDETGRSQGGNNNPYNQDNETSWMQWDLEPWQADLLRWTTTLLNARRVHPTLRQTEFFDGRPVAEGRPADLAWLRPDGTPMTDAEWHDPATGTLVMALSGELFVRDAEGHPLRDAAFLVVLNRDDADVPLTLPATPYGTAYRRLLDTALERPATEPPTARVGSTVSVAARSVALFRVE encoded by the coding sequence ATGGCACCCGACGAGGTGGTGCGCGCCGGCACCGGCGCCGTGCGTCCCCCCGGGGCCCCCTCGCCGCTGGGCGCCACCTGGACCCCGGAGGGGCTCAACCTCGCCGTCCGCGCCCCCAGCGCCGAGCTGGTCGAGGCGTGCCTGTTCCTCGGCGACGGCGAGGTGCGCGTGCCGCTCGAGGCACGCAGCCACGGCGTGCACCACGGCTTCCTCCCGGGCGTCGAGCTCGGCACGGCGTACGGGCTGCGCGCGCACGGACCGTGGGCGCCCGAGGAGGGCCTGCGCTTCAACCCGGCCAAGCTGCTCATGGACCCGTACGCCCGCGCCATCCACGGCGGGGTGACGTGGTCCGACGTCCTCATGCCCGGCACGCCGCAGGACCGGCGGACGCCGGACCCGCGCGACTCGGCCGGCTCGATGCCGCGCTCGATCGTCGTGCCGGACGGGTTCGACTGGGGCGACGACGAGCCGCCGGCGACCGCCTGGGGCGAGACCGTCGTCTACGAGCTGCACGTGAAGGGCTTCACCGCGCGGCACCCGTCGGTCCCGCCGGAGCTGCGCGGCACGTACGCCGGCCTGGCCCATCCGGCGGCGGTCGAGCACCTGCTCTCGCTCGGCGTCACCGCCGTCGAGCTGCTGCCCGTGCACCAGTTCGTCAGCGAGCCCCCGCTGGCCGACCGCGGCGTCTCCAACTACTGGGGCTACAGCACGCTGGGCTTCTTCGCCCCGCACGCGGCGTACTCGTCGGACCGCACGCCCGGCGCGCAGGTCGACGAGTTCAAGGCCATGGTGAAGGCGCTGCACGCCGCGGGCATCGAGGTGATCCTCGACGTCGTCTACAACCACACGTGCGAGGGCGGCCCGGACGGACCGTCGCTGATGTTCCGCGGGCTCGGCGAGCGCGACCACTACAAGCTGGCGCCGCACAGCGGGTCCTACGTCGACACCACGGGCTGCGGCAACACCCTCGACGTCGGCGACCTCGGCGTCCTGCGCCTGGTGATGGACTCGCTGCGCTACTGGGTCACCGAGATGCACGTCGACGGCTTCCGGTTCGACCTCGCCACCGCGCTCACCCGCGAGCGCATGGACGTCGACGAGCGTGCGCCGTTCCTCGCCGCCGTGCACCAGGACCCCGTCCTGCGCCAGGTGAAGCTCGTGGCCGAGCCGTGGGACGTCGGCCCCGGCGGCTACCGGCTCGGCATGTTCGGCTCGCCGTGGGCTGAGTGGAACGACGCCTTCCGCGACGACGTGCGCGGCTTCTGGCGCGGCGGCTCGGCGCCGCGCGAGGCGCCGGCCGACATGGGGTGGCGGCTCACCGGCTCGCAGGACGTCTTCCACGGCCGTGCGCCCGCGGCGTCGGTCAACTTCCTCACCGCCCACGACGGCTTCACGCTGCGCGACCTGGTCACCTACGACCGCAAGCACAACGAGGCCAACGGCGAGGACAACCGCGACGGCAGCGACGACAACCGGTCGTGGAATCACGGCGTCGAGGGACCCACGGACGACGCCGGGGTCGAGGCCGCGCGCCGGCGCACGATCCGGGCGATGCTCGCGACGCTGCTGCTCTCCACCGGCACGCCGATGCTCGTCATGGGCGACGAGACGGGCCGCTCGCAGGGCGGCAACAACAACCCCTACAACCAGGACAACGAGACGTCCTGGATGCAGTGGGACCTCGAGCCGTGGCAGGCCGACCTGCTGCGGTGGACCACCACGCTGCTCAACGCGCGACGGGTGCACCCCACGCTGCGCCAGACCGAGTTCTTCGACGGCCGGCCGGTCGCCGAGGGCCGTCCCGCGGACCTCGCCTGGCTGCGCCCCGACGGCACGCCCATGACCGACGCCGAGTGGCACGACCCGGCCACCGGCACCCTCGTGATGGCGCTGTCCGGCGAGCTGTTCGTGCGCGACGCCGAGGGCCACCCGCTGCGCGACGCGGCGTTCCTCGTGGTGCTCAACCGCGACGACGCCGACGTCCCGCTCACCCTGCCGGCCACGCCCTACGGCACGGCCTACCGGCGTCTGCTCGACACCGCGCTCGAGCGGCCCGCGACCGAGCCCCCGACCGCGCGGGTCGGGTCCACCGTCTCGGTCGCGGCGCGGTCGGTCGCCCTCTTCCGGGTGGAGTAG
- the glgB gene encoding 1,4-alpha-glucan branching protein GlgB, whose product MEQGKKVEDVEKGRKTTAAGTAARPSVRPVDQADLQRVVEGRHHDPHSILGPHPHDGGITIRTLRPWATSVAVVARTADGQETRVELQHEQGGVFTGVLDTAEVPDYRLEVAYGGEPQRVDDPYRFLPTLGEVDLHLIGEGRHETLWTVLGAHEHTYASPLGDVHGTSFAVWAPSALGVRVVSDANHWDGTGTPMRSLGSSGVWELFVPDLGAGTRYKFAVLGRDGVWRTKADPLARHTEHPPATASVVFTSRYEWGDEDWMSARSGRDPYNSAMSTYEVHLGSWRPGLSYTQLAEELTAYVVEMGFTHVEFLPVAEHPFAPSWGYQVTSYYAPTSRFGSPDEFRHLVDRLHQAGIGVILDWVPAHFPKDDWALARFDGTPLYEHADPRRGEQPDWGTYVFDFGRREVRNFLVANATYWLEEFHVDGLRVDAVASMLYLDYSRKDGEWTPNQYGGRENLDAVSFIQEANATAYKRSPGVVMIAEESTAWPGVTRPTHLGGLGFGLKWNMGWMNDTLHYMAREPIHRQWHHNEMTFSLVYAWSEQYCLPISHDEVVHGKGSLLSKMPGDRWQQMANLRAYLAFMWAHPGKQLLFMGSELAQYAEWSEARGLDWWLLDNADHRGVQACIADLNRVYRETPAMWSRDNDPAGFEWIDADDSAGNTFSWLRWGHDGAALACLVNLSGGPHEGYRVGLPFGGTWHEVLNTDAEQYGGSGVGNMGAVQAEEVPWHGRPFSAEVRIPPLGALWLRPA is encoded by the coding sequence ATCGAGCAGGGGAAGAAGGTCGAGGACGTGGAGAAGGGCAGGAAGACCACGGCAGCCGGCACCGCGGCGCGCCCGTCCGTCCGGCCGGTCGACCAGGCCGACCTGCAGCGGGTGGTCGAGGGTCGCCACCACGACCCGCACTCGATCCTCGGCCCGCACCCGCACGACGGCGGCATCACGATCCGCACGCTGCGGCCGTGGGCCACATCCGTCGCCGTGGTCGCGCGGACCGCAGACGGCCAGGAGACGCGCGTCGAGCTCCAGCACGAGCAGGGCGGCGTCTTCACGGGCGTGCTCGACACGGCCGAAGTCCCCGACTACCGGCTCGAGGTCGCCTACGGCGGCGAGCCGCAGCGGGTGGACGACCCCTACCGTTTCCTGCCGACGCTCGGCGAGGTCGACCTGCACCTCATCGGCGAGGGGCGCCACGAGACGCTGTGGACCGTTCTGGGCGCGCACGAGCACACCTACGCCTCGCCGCTCGGCGACGTCCACGGGACCTCCTTCGCGGTGTGGGCCCCCTCGGCGCTCGGCGTCCGCGTCGTCAGCGACGCCAACCACTGGGACGGCACCGGCACGCCCATGCGCTCGCTCGGGTCGAGCGGGGTCTGGGAGCTCTTCGTGCCGGACCTCGGTGCGGGCACGCGGTACAAGTTCGCCGTGCTCGGCCGCGACGGCGTGTGGCGCACCAAGGCAGACCCGCTGGCGCGGCACACCGAGCACCCGCCGGCCACCGCCTCGGTGGTGTTCACGTCCCGCTACGAGTGGGGCGACGAGGACTGGATGTCGGCCCGCTCGGGACGCGATCCCTACAACTCCGCGATGTCCACCTACGAGGTGCACCTCGGCTCCTGGCGCCCGGGCCTCTCCTACACGCAGCTGGCCGAGGAGCTGACGGCGTACGTCGTCGAGATGGGGTTCACCCACGTCGAGTTCCTCCCCGTGGCCGAGCACCCGTTCGCGCCCAGCTGGGGCTACCAGGTCACGTCCTACTACGCCCCCACGTCGCGCTTCGGCTCGCCCGACGAGTTCCGCCACCTCGTCGACCGGCTGCACCAGGCCGGCATCGGCGTGATCCTCGACTGGGTGCCGGCCCACTTCCCCAAGGACGACTGGGCGCTCGCCCGCTTCGACGGCACGCCGCTCTACGAGCACGCGGACCCGCGACGCGGCGAGCAGCCCGACTGGGGCACGTACGTGTTCGACTTCGGCCGTCGCGAGGTCCGCAACTTCCTCGTGGCCAACGCGACGTACTGGCTCGAGGAGTTCCACGTCGACGGCCTGCGCGTCGACGCCGTCGCGTCGATGCTCTACCTCGACTACTCGCGCAAGGACGGCGAGTGGACGCCCAACCAGTACGGCGGCCGCGAGAACCTCGACGCCGTCTCCTTCATCCAGGAGGCGAACGCCACCGCGTACAAGCGCTCCCCCGGCGTGGTGATGATCGCCGAGGAGTCCACCGCCTGGCCCGGCGTCACCCGGCCCACCCACCTCGGCGGCCTCGGCTTCGGCCTGAAGTGGAACATGGGCTGGATGAACGACACGCTCCACTACATGGCGCGTGAGCCGATCCACCGCCAGTGGCACCACAACGAGATGACCTTCTCGCTGGTGTACGCCTGGAGCGAGCAGTACTGCCTGCCGATCAGCCACGACGAGGTCGTGCACGGCAAGGGGTCGCTGCTGAGCAAGATGCCCGGCGACCGCTGGCAGCAGATGGCCAACCTGCGCGCCTACCTCGCCTTCATGTGGGCGCACCCCGGCAAGCAGCTGCTGTTCATGGGCTCCGAGCTCGCGCAGTACGCCGAGTGGAGCGAGGCGCGCGGCCTGGACTGGTGGCTGCTCGACAACGCCGACCACCGCGGCGTGCAGGCCTGCATCGCGGACCTCAACCGCGTCTACCGCGAGACGCCCGCGATGTGGTCGCGCGACAACGACCCCGCCGGCTTCGAGTGGATCGACGCCGACGACTCCGCCGGCAACACGTTCAGCTGGCTGCGCTGGGGCCACGACGGCGCGGCGCTGGCGTGCCTGGTCAACCTCTCCGGCGGCCCGCACGAGGGCTACCGCGTGGGCCTGCCCTTCGGCGGCACCTGGCACGAGGTGCTCAACACCGACGCCGAGCAGTACGGCGGCTCGGGCGTCGGCAACATGGGCGCCGTGCAGGCCGAGGAGGTGCCCTGGCACGGCCGGCCCTTCTCTGCGGAGGTCCGGATCCCGCCGCTGGGCGCGCTCTGGCTGCGCCCGGCCTGA